A genomic stretch from Streptomyces venezuelae ATCC 10712 includes:
- a CDS encoding GroES family chaperonin, giving the protein MSENTHDKLPIRMLHDRVLVRTDSPEGERRSGGGILIPATAAVGRRLAWAEVVAVGQNVRTVEIGDRVLYDPEDRAEVEVRGVAYVLMRERDLHAVAADRFQGTTDSTGLYL; this is encoded by the coding sequence GTGAGCGAGAACACGCACGACAAGCTGCCCATCCGGATGCTCCACGACCGGGTCCTGGTCCGCACCGACTCTCCCGAGGGGGAGCGGCGTTCCGGCGGGGGCATCCTGATTCCGGCGACGGCCGCCGTCGGTCGTCGCCTTGCCTGGGCCGAGGTGGTCGCGGTCGGTCAGAACGTCCGTACGGTCGAGATCGGTGACCGGGTGCTGTACGACCCCGAGGACCGCGCCGAGGTCGAGGTGCGGGGTGTCGCGTACGTCCTGATGCGGGAGCGCGACCTGCACGCGGTGGCGGCGGACCGGTTCCAGGGGACGACGGACTCGACCGGGCTCTACCTGTAG